The Pseudolabrys sp. FHR47 genome contains a region encoding:
- a CDS encoding acyltransferase → MLAPHLAPDQNSFNLIRLVAALTVLLSHVLIIRAGNDRLDPLLQVTPFTLGQHAVNAFFFLSGLMLSQSVERRPDLSDYLWARFLRIVPGLFVFGLLMAFVAGPLLSSSHPLDYFSDPHTWIYPFAILVEFARAAPPHHVFQGLPYAEAVNTPLWTIKYEILAYVVLAAFSAAGWTRRTGTLWGALGFALVLFTAQAAMEQVGDTSHLYQLGRYGFCFTLGMIAYHYRDRVSLSPWWLIGSVLLVVLTRGTALEHAAYVVVVAHAVMLAGARRYGALTRATQRHDISYGVYIYHWPVAQALLVELPDIGMPALLALTLVITAPLAVASWRFIEAPALRFKDHVPRLFLRRA, encoded by the coding sequence ATGCTGGCGCCTCACCTGGCGCCAGATCAGAACTCGTTCAACCTCATCCGGCTGGTCGCAGCGCTCACCGTGCTGCTGTCGCATGTGCTCATCATCCGGGCGGGCAACGACAGGCTCGATCCGCTGCTGCAGGTGACGCCGTTCACGCTCGGCCAGCACGCGGTCAATGCCTTCTTCTTTCTCTCCGGGCTGATGCTGTCGCAGAGCGTCGAGCGCCGGCCCGATCTGTCCGACTATCTGTGGGCGCGGTTTCTGCGCATCGTCCCCGGGCTGTTCGTGTTCGGCCTGCTGATGGCCTTTGTCGCGGGGCCGCTGCTGTCGTCGTCGCATCCTCTCGACTATTTCAGCGATCCGCACACCTGGATCTATCCCTTCGCCATCCTGGTGGAGTTCGCCAGGGCGGCGCCACCGCATCACGTCTTCCAGGGGTTGCCTTATGCCGAAGCGGTGAACACGCCGCTGTGGACCATCAAATACGAGATTCTCGCTTATGTGGTGCTGGCGGCGTTCTCGGCGGCAGGCTGGACACGGCGCACCGGCACCTTGTGGGGCGCGCTCGGCTTCGCGCTGGTGCTGTTCACCGCGCAGGCGGCGATGGAGCAGGTCGGCGACACCTCGCATCTCTATCAGCTCGGCCGTTACGGCTTCTGCTTCACGCTGGGCATGATCGCGTATCACTACCGGGACCGGGTGTCGCTGTCGCCCTGGTGGTTGATCGGTTCGGTGCTGCTGGTGGTGCTGACGCGCGGCACGGCGCTGGAGCACGCGGCCTATGTCGTCGTGGTGGCGCATGCGGTGATGCTGGCCGGCGCGCGTCGTTACGGCGCACTGACGCGGGCGACGCAGCGGCACGACATTTCCTACGGCGTCTACATCTATCACTGGCCGGTGGCGCAGGCGCTGCTGGTTGAACTGCCGGACATCGGCATGCCCGCGCTGCTGGCCTTGACGCTGGTCATCACCGCGCCGCTGGCGGTGGCGTCATGGCGCTTCATCGAGGCGCCGGCCCTGCGTTTCAAGGACCATGTGCCGCGGCTGTTCCTGCGGCGGGCTTGA
- a CDS encoding YqaA family protein: MTALTVYLGLFLTALIAATILPAQSEAVLAGLLLTGDYAVWALIAVASAGNVLGSVINWLLGRGIERFRDRRWFPVKGDALARAERWYHRYGRWSLLLSWAPFIGDPLTVVAGVLREPFPVFLLLVTIAKVGRYLVLAAATLSLM; this comes from the coding sequence ATGACCGCGCTTACCGTCTATTTGGGACTGTTCCTCACCGCGCTCATCGCGGCGACGATCCTGCCGGCGCAGTCGGAGGCGGTGCTGGCGGGGTTGCTGCTCACCGGCGATTATGCGGTGTGGGCGCTGATCGCGGTGGCGAGCGCCGGCAATGTGCTCGGCTCGGTCATCAACTGGCTGCTCGGCCGCGGCATCGAGCGCTTTCGCGATAGGCGCTGGTTTCCGGTGAAGGGCGACGCGCTGGCGCGCGCCGAGCGCTGGTATCACCGCTATGGCCGCTGGTCGCTTCTTTTGAGTTGGGCGCCGTTCATCGGCGATCCGCTCACCGTGGTGGCGGGCGTGCTGCGCGAACCGTTCCCCGTGTTTCTGCTGCTGGTCACGATCGCCAAAGTCGGCCGCTATCTGGTGCTGGCGGCGGCGACGTTAAGTTTGATGTGA